Below is a window of Picosynechococcus sp. PCC 7002 DNA.
TAAAATCCACATGGGCTGTTAGATCCTGTTCGCCTAAATTGGTGTAGGGATTATCGTGGCGACGGTGCTGAAAATAACATTGTAAAGTGCCCTGAGACCGTTGGGGATGATAATATTTTGCCGCTGGATGGCCATAGTCAATGGTGAGAATATAGCCGGTTTTTAGTTTGGTCTGTAGCTGCTCTAACCAACTCAGCATCCCTAGATTAACTTCTGTGCGATAACCATCAGGATAATTAGAGAAATCAATATTTAAGTGATCAAAATAAGCTTGAATCTCTGGTGTAGATAGAGAATCATTCACTTCTTCCAATGCATTTTGAGCAGGATTATATTGAACGTAAACCTCCTGAAGTTTCCCGGCATTCACTGTGACCAAATGTACCGGAAAGGCATCAAGCAATTCATTAGAAATAAAACAGCCTTGGATACTATTTTCAAGTAACTCTGACCAATCGCACCATTGAATTTTGCAATAGGAAAACCCTGCTAATTTTTCCTGTTGTTGCTGGCGGAGAGCCGGGGATTTTTCAATAATGTAATATTCAATTTCTTCAAGTTCTTTTGGATAATGCTGCTGGAGGTAAAACAAAATATCCTTCGCCAAGTCGCCCTTGCCTGCTCCCATTTCGACGATCTGAAACGGCGATCGCCCCAAAATTTGTTTCATTTGGAGCAACTGTTCTGCCAATAATTCCCCAAAGTCTGGGCCGAGGGATGTGGCCGTGAAGAAATCCCCCTGGGCACCGATCGCCACCTTCCCACTACTGTAGTAACCTACCGTGGGGTGATAGAGCGCCAATTCCATAAACTCAGCAAAGGTGAGGCGCTGGTGCGGTGCGGTCTGGAGTTTTTCCTGGAGGATCGCCAAAAGGGGAGAAGCCATGGACAAGTCCGTTAAAATGATGTGCGATTAGTGTATGCTGCCGCCTTTTTGAGGTGCAACCTTTTACCTGTGAAGTCTTCTATTTCTCCCACTGCCCCGCGACCGTCATTTCTTGCTTCCCTATGGCAATTTTCCCGGCCCCATACGATTATCGGCACGAGTCTGAGTGTTTGGGCTTTGGCGCTGTTGGCGGTGACCCCTGAAACATTTTCCTGGGGCTATGGTCAGTCGGTGCTTGGTGCTTGGCTCGCTTGTCTGGCGGGCAATGTCTTTATTGTCGGCCTCAATCAACTGACGGACATTGACATTGACAAAATTAATAAACCCCATTTACCAGTGGCGGCGGGACATTTTTCTCGAAAAACAGGTTGGGGTATTGTCTGGTTTTGCGGAGCTTTAGCGCTGATTTTGAGTGCTTTTAGTGGCCTGTGGCTTGGGGTGACGGTGTGGGGGAGCTTGGCCATCGGGACAATGTATTCTCTGCCCCCAGTGCGCCTGAAACGGTTTCCCCTACTCGCAGCGATGTGTATTTTTACGGTGCGGGGTGTGGTGGTGAACCTTGGTCTTTTTGCCCATTTTCAGACGATGTTACAGAACCCAGTGGTGATTACGCCGACGGTATGGCTGTTGACGGGGTTTATTATTGTGTTTACGGTAGCGATCGCCATTTTCAAAGACGTACCGGATCTAGAGGGCGATCGCCAATATCAAATCACAACCTTTACAATTTTATTGGGCAAAAAACGGATTTTTCAGCTTTCGTTGGGGATTATTTTTGCCTGTTACGCCGGGATGATTCTCGGTGAAATAACGATGACCACCAGTTTGAATCAACTGCTATTTATTGGGTGTCACCTTATCCTGGGTGCTCTGCTGTGGTGGCGTAGTCGTCAGATTGATCTTGAATCGAAAAAATCTATTGCCAGCTTTTATCAATTTATTTGGAAACTCTTCTTTCTGGAATATCTTTTGTTTCCCCTCGCCCATTGGCTTTAAAATCATTGTTGTTTTAGCCAGTTTTTAATCAAGGCGATCGCCTCTATTTTGTCTTGGACTTTAACCATTTGTGCTTGAAGAATTTTTTGGGCAAACAATAGGGCTTGGTGGGAGCCTTGATCGGCTGAAACAATTAACGTAGGTGCAGTTAGCTGAGACAATTCAGAGTTTAGATATTCTGCCTGAATTTCACTGGGATGCCGCTGAAACAAAAGTCGCCGACTGGCCGGAGATTTAAGCAACTGTTGTCGATAGTTGAGAAGTTTTTGAATCTTTTGACCGAGGCCAATTAGCTTACCTAGGGGGTAGAGTAATTTAAGTCCCCAAGGCAAAATTGGGATTGGTAATAATAAGCATTTTTCAAGGAAATAACCAGCATTATTTGGGGCTTCAAAACCAATCGGAGAAAGTAAGACCAAACCTTGAATTTGTTCAGGATTGTTCAGAGCATAACGGGTAGCGACCCAAGCTCCAAGGGAATCTCCCACAAAATATATTTTCTTAAGATTTAACTGGCTAAAAAACTCTGCTAAAATTTCACTTTGCCATTGAATAGACTGGGACGAAACTGCTGGATCAGAATCCCCAAACCCCAACAAATCCGGCGCAAAGCATTGATAATCTGGCCCTACATTTTCAAAAAAATCTAACCACTGACTACCGTCGCTATATTCCCGGTGAATAAAGGCGATCGCCTCCCCTTGACCTGTTTCCCGCCAAAAAATCTGGCCTTGATTTAAACGTAGGCGTCCATTCCGAACAACACATCCCATAAATATTTTTTGATAATCTTTATCGAGGGTTTTTGAGCGATCAACTTTTGCGTGGATAAATTCTCCAGAAACGATGGATGGGTTTAACCTTTCATTTGTTGCTTTTTCTCTTTTTTGAGATCCCGCTTGCTGGCCGCTTCGATTTCGGCATCCATGAGGGTCTTACCCGTAGCCGCGAGATAAACGTCATCCAAACTAGGCCGCGCTTGACTCAAGCTAAAAATGGGCAGTCCAGCCGCTTGAATGCTTTGCTCAATGGTGCTCAGGTGATTGCCCTGGCGACTCACCACCAGATTCAAAGAATTCCCTTGGGAGCCATTAATAATCACGCTCTCAACAAAATCTAAAGCCGACACCACTTCTTTCGCTTTTTCGGCATTCTGGGCAGAAGTAAATTCTTCGATGCGCAACGTGATGCGATCGCCACCCACTTTATCCTTCAGTTCGTTGGGGGTGCCGTTGGCAATGACTTTGCCTTGATCAATAATGGCAACACTATCGGCGAGGGCATCAATTTCTTCGAGATAATGGCTGGTGATAATTACCGTTGTGCCTGCCGCCCGCAGTTGCCGCAGAAAATCCCAAACTGCAACACGGCTTTCGATATCGAGGCCCACCGTCGGCTCGTCTAGAACCAACACATCCGGTTGATGGAGCAGACCTGCCGCTAAATCCAAGCGTTTGCGCAAACCACCGGAGTAAGTGCCTGTTTTCTGGTCAGCGTAATCGTTTAAACCTAGGGCATTAAGGAGTTGTTCCACCCGCTGGGGAATAAAGCTTTTCGGGAGATGGTAGAGGGCCGCCTGTAAATTCAGCAGTTCCCGCCCCGTGAGAATTTTGTCGATCGCCACTTCCTGGGCCACATAGCCGAGCCGTTGTCGCACTGCTTTCGGTTGGGTCAGGGCAGAAATACCGCAGACTTCGATCTGGCCTCCGTCCGGTTGGGCGAGGGTACAGAGACAGCGAATCGTCGTCGTTTTGCCTGCGCCGTTTGGCCCCAACAGCCCAAATATTTTTCCTTGTTCCACCGTGAAGGAGACATCCTTTACCGCTTGGGTGGTGCCGTAGCTTTTCTGGAGGTGGTCAATGGCAACCGCAACAGTCATGGTCGGGGGAGTCCTCGCAATGGTTCGTCAAAATACTCAGTTGTGTATTGTATCGAAGTTCTTTACAATCCGTATTTTTCGCAGACTTGATCGCCAATAAATTGTACCCAGGGTTTGAAGACGGGAATCAGTTCTGCCCGACTCGCCGTTAAACAAGGAAAAGGGCGATCGCCATAATTTTTGCCGATTTCTAAAGGAAACATCGGATTTGGTTCGAGGGATTCAATGGCTCCCCCAGCCGCCTGGATAATCGCCCACACCGCCGCAATATCCCAAATTTTCGACGTCGCTTCCACGCCCCCTAGGGCCGCCCCCGAAGCCACGATTAAAACGTTATAGCTGGCAACCCCCATCAAGCGAATCTTACAGGGAAAATTCGGTTGAGCTGCCACTGCCGTACTGCGGGCACAGAGGTTAAAAATATGGTTTAGGCTCGGCTCGTCGTCGCTGGTCTGGAGCGGTTCGCCATTACAAAACGCCCCCGTTGGCCCCGTTAAACCGGAGTCTCCGTACCAATAGCCATGGAAGGATTGGCGCAACCAAGGGAAATGCACATAACCAAAAACAGGGGTGCCTTTGTAGAGTAGCCCCAGGGAAATGCCCCAGATCGGAATGCCCCGCGTAAAATTCGTTGTGCCGTCAATGGGATCAATCACCCAGCACCAATCATTTCCAGGCAAAATATGCGTTTTTTCTTCGCTGAGAATGCCATGGTCAGGGAAGGCTGTGGCGATCGCCTGACAAATTTCTCGATCAGACCACTGATCTGCTTCCGTCACGAGGCTACCATCGGCTTTGCGTACCGCCGTGAGCTTCCCAAATTTTTCCGTTAATTCTGCGCCAATCCGGTGGCTTGTGTCCGCCGCAAAGGTCAAAATATCCGTCCAAAATAATGCATCAACCATCGGTGCGCTAGATCCAGAAACGTTATCCCAGTCCAAAAAAGGCGATCGCCACTGAGTCAATCAATACCTCGTCTGGCTAAACAACCATAGCCCAAAACCCTGCAATCTCGCTATCTCTAGACAAAAAAATCCTCCCTCTAAAAAAGAAGGAGGCCAATGATTTTCCCCTTGAGGGGAGTTAGAGGGGTGTCTCCTTGAGGGAGGTGCCGAAGGCGGAGGGTGTTTCCCTTGAGAGAAGTTAGAGAGATATTAGCGAACAGTACCAGCCAGTTGATCAACGCGGATCGGCTTCATCAGATAAAGACTAATGAATTGGGTTGCGTTAGAGAGATAAGCAGGTAACTTCTTCAACAGCTTCACAGGCGCAGGCGCATCGCTGGCATCAATTTCCCGCAGTTTTTCGCCGTTCTTGACGCAGGTTTCTAAACGCTCGTAGAACTCAGGCTTTTCGACATCGAGAATGATCGGGAAGACCCGGCCAGCGGTATTATTGGTTTCCCAAATCACTTCCTTGTCAAATTCCCGCGCATTCAAACCGATGGACTCGTAGAAGCCATGGCGTTGGGTGTCATTGAGATACATCGTCGCAAAGACAGAGAGCAAGAAGAAACGGCACCACAACCGCGCTTTCCAGTCATTAAGGATATTGGGCTGGGTTTTCATCAGGGCATCAAAGAAATCCCCGTGGCGGTTTTCGTCTTGGCACCAGTTTTCAAAAAACTTGAAGATCGGATAAATGCGGTCTTCGGGATTCTTTTCGAGGTGACGATAAATCTTGATGTAACGCCAGTACCCAATTTTTTCCGAAAGGTAGGTCGCGTAGAAAATAAACTTCGGCTTAAAGAAAGTATAGCTGCGGCTCTTGGTGAGGAAACCGAGGTCAAGGGACAGGTTAAAGTCCGTCATCGCCTTGTTGAGGAAGCCAGCGTGACGCGCTTCGTCCCGGGACATGAGGTTAAACCCTTCAGCCAACAGGGGATTCTTGTCCTTAAGGCGACGGCCTAATTCTTTGTAGAGCAAGAAGCCAGAAAATTCAGCAGTACAGGAACGCTCCAGGAACTCGATGAAGAGTTGCCGGGTTTCCCCTTGGATATGGTCGAAGGAGATATCAAAAGACTCATCCCGAACAAAGTGATGACGGTTGTAGTCCACGCGGAATTCTTCGATGATCGCTTCCATCTCTTCTTCGTTGACAGAAAGATCCATCTTCGCCATTTCATCGAAGTCGGTGGTGTAAAAGCGGGGAGTCAGGATAGTTTCCTTCGCCGGAACTTTCACGCCGGGGCGCAATTCCTCTACGCCAGCAGATTTGTTAACAGTGCTTACCATATCTGTAATGTTTATTGCTTCCGTTTTTTATGGGGATCAGTCTCTTTTTTGCCAAATATAACCGCGTGAGACTTGGGGTTTTGATTAGGTTACAGTCTAACAAGCTCTACACCAGGGTTTAAACCCTTTTTTGTGAATAGTTGATACACATTGTTACAAAATATTGCAGGATAAATCGTGAAATAAAGGCGATCGCCTTTATTAAACCGACAAAAAACTGATCCCATTTGTGCATAGGATCAGTCGTTACTATTGAAAGCTCAAATAGTTCAGTCGGTCAGCGAAAATTTAGCGTTTTGCCATTTTCTTCGTTTCCACTTTACGAAGACGAATCGATTCGGGCGTGACTTCTACGAGTTCCCCAGGGCCGATATATTCGAGGGCGCGCTCTAGGTTCATTTCCATGGGGGCTTGTAACTGAACCAGTTCATCACCACTGGCAGCCCGATGGTTCGTGAGCTGTTTT
It encodes the following:
- a CDS encoding class I SAM-dependent methyltransferase; the protein is MASPLLAILQEKLQTAPHQRLTFAEFMELALYHPTVGYYSSGKVAIGAQGDFFTATSLGPDFGELLAEQLLQMKQILGRSPFQIVEMGAGKGDLAKDILFYLQQHYPKELEEIEYYIIEKSPALRQQQQEKLAGFSYCKIQWCDWSELLENSIQGCFISNELLDAFPVHLVTVNAGKLQEVYVQYNPAQNALEEVNDSLSTPEIQAYFDHLNIDFSNYPDGYRTEVNLGMLSWLEQLQTKLKTGYILTIDYGHPAAKYYHPQRSQGTLQCYFQHRRHDNPYTNLGEQDLTAHVDFTSLQNHGESLGLATLGLTQQGLFLMALGLGDRLNALSQNPTDVMTLFRRRDALHQLIDPMGLGGFYVLVQGKNLTNDQLQTSLKGLTQPPMV
- a CDS encoding homogentisate phytyltransferase; amino-acid sequence: MKSSISPTAPRPSFLASLWQFSRPHTIIGTSLSVWALALLAVTPETFSWGYGQSVLGAWLACLAGNVFIVGLNQLTDIDIDKINKPHLPVAAGHFSRKTGWGIVWFCGALALILSAFSGLWLGVTVWGSLAIGTMYSLPPVRLKRFPLLAAMCIFTVRGVVVNLGLFAHFQTMLQNPVVITPTVWLLTGFIIVFTVAIAIFKDVPDLEGDRQYQITTFTILLGKKRIFQLSLGIIFACYAGMILGEITMTTSLNQLLFIGCHLILGALLWWRSRQIDLESKKSIASFYQFIWKLFFLEYLLFPLAHWL
- a CDS encoding alpha/beta fold hydrolase, whose product is MGCVVRNGRLRLNQGQIFWRETGQGEAIAFIHREYSDGSQWLDFFENVGPDYQCFAPDLLGFGDSDPAVSSQSIQWQSEILAEFFSQLNLKKIYFVGDSLGAWVATRYALNNPEQIQGLVLLSPIGFEAPNNAGYFLEKCLLLPIPILPWGLKLLYPLGKLIGLGQKIQKLLNYRQQLLKSPASRRLLFQRHPSEIQAEYLNSELSQLTAPTLIVSADQGSHQALLFAQKILQAQMVKVQDKIEAIALIKNWLKQQ
- a CDS encoding daunorubicin resistance protein DrrA family ABC transporter ATP-binding protein; its protein translation is MTVAVAIDHLQKSYGTTQAVKDVSFTVEQGKIFGLLGPNGAGKTTTIRCLCTLAQPDGGQIEVCGISALTQPKAVRQRLGYVAQEVAIDKILTGRELLNLQAALYHLPKSFIPQRVEQLLNALGLNDYADQKTGTYSGGLRKRLDLAAGLLHQPDVLVLDEPTVGLDIESRVAVWDFLRQLRAAGTTVIITSHYLEEIDALADSVAIIDQGKVIANGTPNELKDKVGGDRITLRIEEFTSAQNAEKAKEVVSALDFVESVIINGSQGNSLNLVVSRQGNHLSTIEQSIQAAGLPIFSLSQARPSLDDVYLAATGKTLMDAEIEAASKRDLKKEKKQQMKG
- a CDS encoding inositol monophosphatase family protein, whose protein sequence is MVDALFWTDILTFAADTSHRIGAELTEKFGKLTAVRKADGSLVTEADQWSDREICQAIATAFPDHGILSEEKTHILPGNDWCWVIDPIDGTTNFTRGIPIWGISLGLLYKGTPVFGYVHFPWLRQSFHGYWYGDSGLTGPTGAFCNGEPLQTSDDEPSLNHIFNLCARSTAVAAQPNFPCKIRLMGVASYNVLIVASGAALGGVEATSKIWDIAAVWAIIQAAGGAIESLEPNPMFPLEIGKNYGDRPFPCLTASRAELIPVFKPWVQFIGDQVCEKYGL
- the acsF gene encoding magnesium-protoporphyrin IX monomethyl ester (oxidative) cyclase, with the protein product MVSTVNKSAGVEELRPGVKVPAKETILTPRFYTTDFDEMAKMDLSVNEEEMEAIIEEFRVDYNRHHFVRDESFDISFDHIQGETRQLFIEFLERSCTAEFSGFLLYKELGRRLKDKNPLLAEGFNLMSRDEARHAGFLNKAMTDFNLSLDLGFLTKSRSYTFFKPKFIFYATYLSEKIGYWRYIKIYRHLEKNPEDRIYPIFKFFENWCQDENRHGDFFDALMKTQPNILNDWKARLWCRFFLLSVFATMYLNDTQRHGFYESIGLNAREFDKEVIWETNNTAGRVFPIILDVEKPEFYERLETCVKNGEKLREIDASDAPAPVKLLKKLPAYLSNATQFISLYLMKPIRVDQLAGTVR